Below is a window of Streptomyces spongiicola DNA.
CCGCCGGAGTCGGCAAGTCCGCGCTGAGCATCCATGTGGCGTCCTCCGTCGCCCGTCATTTTCCCGACGGCATGCTGTACGCGCGAATGCGCACTGGCAGCGCGCAGGAGGTCCGTGACACGCTGCACAGCTTTCTGCGGGCGCTGGGCGTGGCAGCCGCCGACCTTCCCACCGGCCTGGCGGAGGCGACCGCCCTTTACCAGGGGCTGGTGGCGGGCCGCAAGGTTCTGGTGGTGATCGACGACGCGGCCGGGGAACAGGCGGTCCGGCCGCTGTTCCCGTCAGGTCCGGGAGGAGCCGCACTGGTCAACAGCCGTGCGCCGTTTTCGGGTCTGGAGGGGGCGCGGCACTTCAGGGTGGAGCCGTTCAGCGCGGATCAGTCGGTGTTGCTGCTCGGGAGGATCGCGGGCGAGGCACGGGTGCTCGGCGAACGGCGGACGGCGGAGGCCCTTTCGGGCCTGTGCGGCGGAATACCACTGGCTGTGCGGATCCTGGGAATGCGGCTGGCGGCGCGGCCGCACTGGATGCTCGCGCAGCTGGCGGACCGGCTGGCCGACGAGCGCCGCAGGCTGGACGAGCTGGTGGCCGGCGATCTTGCTATCCGAGACCGGCTGCGGTCGGGTCATGACGGCCTGAAACCGGCCCTGCGGGAGACGCTGCGCGCGCTGGCGTGTGGCGCCGGGCGGGTTTTCACGGTGTCCGAGGCTGCAGTGTTGCTCCGCCGGGGGACATGGGACACCGAGGACCAGTTGGAGCAGCTGGTCGACCGGCAGCTGTTGGAACCACCGGCGGGGGCCGATGACAGCTATGCCTTCCTGCCGCTCGTACGGCTCCACGCCCGGGAGCCATGAACGTCGAAAGGTGACGGCAAGTGTTCCGCCGTCCCCTTTCGACGTATCAGACGGCCCTACCCCGGTTGCCGCTCGATGGCCACCCGTGCTCACGCGTCGCGCTTGCGCAGTACGAGCCAGCCGCCCACGGCTGCCGCGATCGCCCAGACCGCCAGGATCACCAGGCCGACCTCGGGGTTGTACGGGGCCGCCGGGTCCATGTTGATCCTCAGGGCGTACTGGCCGGCGCGATCCGGCAGGTACCAGGCCAGGGCGCGCAGTCCCGGAATCTCGGCCAGGACAGGAGAGACCAGGAAGAGCACTGGCACCAGGAAACCCATGGAGAGCATCTGGCTGCGGAGCATCGCAGTGATGCCCATGCACATGACCGCCAGGAGCGGGAAGTAGAGGGCTCCCGCGATGACGGCGCGGACCGTCCCATCGTCGCCGAACGCGACGCCATGCTCGCCGAGCAGGTTCTGGGAGGCGAAGAAGGTGCCGAACGAGGCGACCACACCCGCCACGAGGGCCAGGGCCGCCGCAGTGGTCAGCTTGGCGCTGTAGAAGAGACCGCGCCGGGGCACGGTGGCCAGCGACGTGCGGATGGTTCCGGTGTTGTACTCGTTGCCCACCACCAGGACTGCGAAGGCGATGACAACGACATGAGCGAAGAACAGGCCATAGTAGCCGAGCTGGACGGGGTCGAAGTTCTTGGCGTCCGACTCCGCGGCGCCGACAGAGCCGGTCACGCCGGCTCCGATGCCGATCAGGAGGGCAGCGGCCAGGGGCAGGGCCCAGAGGACCGAACGGACCGAGCGGATCTTCGTCCACTCCGAGTAGAGAACCGCGTTGACAGACATGTTCAGGCCACCTCTCCAAGGGTTCGTGCCACGTATTCCACCGAATCAGCGGTCATGCGCATGAATGCGTCTTCCAGTGAGTCCTCGACCTGGGACAGCTCCAGGACGGGGGTGCCCTCGCGAGCAGCGATCCGGCCGACCTCGTTGGCTTCAGCCCCGTACACCTCCAGGCTGCCGTCGTCGGCGGACTCCACCCGCAGGTCCCTGCGGAGCAGGGCCGCGCGCAGCCGTACCGCCTCGGTGGAGCGCACTCGCACCCGGCTGCGTCCGTGCTCCTCGGCGAACTCGGCCATGGATACATCGGCCAGCATGCTGCCCTTGCCGATGACGATCAGACGGTCGGCGAGCAGTGCCATCTCGGTCATCAGGTGGCTGGAGATGAGCACCGCACGGCCCTGGGCCGCCAGGTCCTTCAGGAAGTGCCGCAGCCACCGGATGCCCTCAGGGTCGAGTCCGTTCACCGGCTCGTCCAGGATCAGTACCTGTGGGTCGCCGAGCAGCGCCGCGGCGATGCCCAGGCGCTGGCGCATGCCGAGGGAGAAACCGCCGATCCGGCGCTTGGCCGCGCTGTCCATGCCGACCTGCTCCAGGACCTGGTCCACCCGGGAGTCGGGGATGCGGTTGGCGCGGGCGATGCAGAGGAGGTGGTCACGAGCGGTCCGGCCGGGGTGTGCGGCGCCCGCGTCCAACAGGGCGCCGACGTGCCGCAACGGCTCCCCGAGGTCCCGGTAGGTCCGGCCCGAGATGAGCACCCGGCCCGCCGTGGGGCGGTCGAGACCGAGCATCATGCGCATGGTCGTCGACTTTCCCGCGCCGTTGGGGCCGAGGAAACCAGTGACCACTCCGGCCCGCACCTGGAAGGTCAGGCCATTTACCACCGTCTTGTTACCGTAGGCCTTGACCAGGCCCGATACGTCGATGGCCGGCAAGGCTCCTGTACCGTTCGTGAATTCCCTGTCGCTGTTCATGCCCCCAAGTCAACTGTTTCACCGCGTGCAGCGGATCCCCCGGAGGCGGGAATCTCCTCCCTCCGGGGAGGGAGGAACCTCCGATGGTCGCCATGCTGTTGAGCACACTCTCCGCCCTGGCCAAGGGGCGGACGTACACCCGAGGCCTGCACCTGCTTATCAGCGCGGCTGTGGGACCCGTGTGCGTACTGATCTACCCTGGCTTCTCGCCGTCCCTCACGCGGACCCTCGTCTCGGCGGCGCTGGTCCCTCTGCCCTTGCTGTTGCTCCTCGGGATGCTGCCGGGCGTACGTCGCGCCGAGGGGATCCAGGCGCGGCTGCTCCTGGTACCTCCGGACGAGAACGAGATCAGCCTGGCTGAGGAGAAGGGACTCGGGAAACGCTGGCGCACCAGTGTGTGGCTCGTCGCGCGAGTGTGGTTGGGACTCCTCGCTGCGAGCCTCCTCGCCCAACTGCTGTCGATCACTGGGACCGTAGCGACCGCGCCGGCGGTCGAAGGGACCCGTACGGTCCTGGGTCTGGATTTTCCGGGAGGTTACGAGTACATCTGGTACCTAGCCTTCGTGCCGCCCTTGCTGCTGCTCGTCGTCGTCCTCGTCGTCGGCGCCGGGAACTTGCAACTCGCCCTGTCCACAAGGCTGCTGGGACCATCCGCCGCAGAGCGGCTCGCGGACGCGGAGCGCCGCGCGGACGATCTGCTCGCACGCAACCGGCTCGCGGGCGAGTTGCACGACTCCATCGGGCATGCCCTCACGGCGACCGTCCTCCAGGCTAGCGCCGCCCGTGAACTGATTGACGCAGATCGGGACTTCGCGGTACGCGCGCTCACCGCCATTGAGGAGGCGAGCCGGCGCGCGCTGGAGGACCTGGAGCGCACTCTGGGCTATCTGAAGGAAGAGCAGCAGGCCCCCGAGTCCCGTTCGGCGCGCCCCACGCTCGAGGACATCGGGCCGCTGCTGGAAGCGAGCCGGGCGGCGGGGGTGACCGTCACCTGCCGGACGACCGCGAGCTTCGACCGTGTGCCGGGGGTGGTCACGCGTGAGGCGTACCGCATCGTCCAAGAGTCGCTGACCAATGCCATGAAGCACGCCCCGGGGGCCGCTGTGGATATTGTTCTGGACATCAGGGACGATCAGTTGGAACTCTCAGTGGCGAATATGCTCGTCGAGGCAGCCGGGCGGACATCCGGAACCGGCAAGGGCATGCGCAGTGTGCGGGAGAGAGCCGCGCTCCTGGGCGGCCGGGCCACTGCCGGAGCCGAGTCGGGGCGCTGGATAGTCAGCGCCTCTCTGCCCCTACGGTTGGGATCCTGACATGACAATCTCTGTCCTGCTTGTCGATGACGAGGAACTCGTCCGGACCGGAATGTCCGCGATCCTCGGGAACAGCCCGGGAATCACCGTGGTCGGTGAGGCGTCCGACGGCTCCGAGGTCGTCGCGAAGGTGCTGGAACTGCGGCCGGACGTGGTGCTCATGGACGTCCGGATGCCGCGGGTCGACGGCATCACTGCCACCCGCGAGCTGATGGCAGCCGTGTCGGATCCACCGCGCGTCCTGGTGATCACCACCTTCGAACGCGACGACTACGTATACGAGGCGTTGCGCGAGGGGGCTTCGGGGTTCCTGCTCAAGCGGTCCCGCCCGGCCGAGATCGTCCAAGCCGTGCGCACCGTGGCCACGGGGGACTCGGTGCTCTTTCCTGCCGCCATCCGCGGTCTGGTCTCGGGGCGTCTCAACAAGTCCGCCGGCGGGCGGCTGAGCCATGTGCAGTTCACCGAACGGGAGGAGGAGGTGTTGCGCCTGATGGGGCAGGGGATGTCGAACGCGGAGATCGCGGACGAACTGTGCCTGGGAGTACAGACGGTGAAGACCCATGTCAGCAGCACTCTCGCCAAGCTGGGTGCCCGGGACCGCACTCAGGCTGTGGTGATCGCGTACGAGTCTGGCTTTATTGAGGTGCGTTGAGGACCGTTTGGAGCATCAGTCGACGAGGTCCTTGAGCCGGCCGACTACCGAGGCCTCGCTCTCGCCGTCCTGTGGCACGGGGACGATCTGGAGGTGGGTGACCCCGGCCTCGCGGTAGGCGTCGATCCGATCCTTCACGTAGCTCTCAGTGCCGCAGATCGTGGTGGCCTCCAGCAGCGCGGGCGGGACGGCGGCCGC
It encodes the following:
- a CDS encoding ABC transporter ATP-binding protein, coding for MNSDREFTNGTGALPAIDVSGLVKAYGNKTVVNGLTFQVRAGVVTGFLGPNGAGKSTTMRMMLGLDRPTAGRVLISGRTYRDLGEPLRHVGALLDAGAAHPGRTARDHLLCIARANRIPDSRVDQVLEQVGMDSAAKRRIGGFSLGMRQRLGIAAALLGDPQVLILDEPVNGLDPEGIRWLRHFLKDLAAQGRAVLISSHLMTEMALLADRLIVIGKGSMLADVSMAEFAEEHGRSRVRVRSTEAVRLRAALLRRDLRVESADDGSLEVYGAEANEVGRIAAREGTPVLELSQVEDSLEDAFMRMTADSVEYVARTLGEVA
- a CDS encoding ABC transporter permease; the protein is MSVNAVLYSEWTKIRSVRSVLWALPLAAALLIGIGAGVTGSVGAAESDAKNFDPVQLGYYGLFFAHVVVIAFAVLVVGNEYNTGTIRTSLATVPRRGLFYSAKLTTAAALALVAGVVASFGTFFASQNLLGEHGVAFGDDGTVRAVIAGALYFPLLAVMCMGITAMLRSQMLSMGFLVPVLFLVSPVLAEIPGLRALAWYLPDRAGQYALRINMDPAAPYNPEVGLVILAVWAIAAAVGGWLVLRKRDA
- a CDS encoding response regulator transcription factor is translated as MTISVLLVDDEELVRTGMSAILGNSPGITVVGEASDGSEVVAKVLELRPDVVLMDVRMPRVDGITATRELMAAVSDPPRVLVITTFERDDYVYEALREGASGFLLKRSRPAEIVQAVRTVATGDSVLFPAAIRGLVSGRLNKSAGGRLSHVQFTEREEEVLRLMGQGMSNAEIADELCLGVQTVKTHVSSTLAKLGARDRTQAVVIAYESGFIEVR
- a CDS encoding sensor histidine kinase — its product is MVAMLLSTLSALAKGRTYTRGLHLLISAAVGPVCVLIYPGFSPSLTRTLVSAALVPLPLLLLLGMLPGVRRAEGIQARLLLVPPDENEISLAEEKGLGKRWRTSVWLVARVWLGLLAASLLAQLLSITGTVATAPAVEGTRTVLGLDFPGGYEYIWYLAFVPPLLLLVVVLVVGAGNLQLALSTRLLGPSAAERLADAERRADDLLARNRLAGELHDSIGHALTATVLQASAARELIDADRDFAVRALTAIEEASRRALEDLERTLGYLKEEQQAPESRSARPTLEDIGPLLEASRAAGVTVTCRTTASFDRVPGVVTREAYRIVQESLTNAMKHAPGAAVDIVLDIRDDQLELSVANMLVEAAGRTSGTGKGMRSVRERAALLGGRATAGAESGRWIVSASLPLRLGS